TAGCGCGGCGGAGCCGCAACCAAAAGTCGAAATGTCTCGCGCAAAGACGCAAAGGGCGCCAAGGTTCCTCAAATCCCCCTCTTTCCTCCTTTGTCAAAGGGGGATGAAAGGGGATTCCTCTATTCTTTTATTCTTTGCGTTCTTGGCGTCTTGGCGCGAGCAAATCCCCGCCCTTTAACAGCTACGGGCGACCGGTAAATTTGCGCAGACTGCGAAAACTTTCAGGCATAGTATTACGAAGGTCACGAAGTTTTAAATCCTCACACTAATCCCCTATCATCTCCCACGACAGCGGCGTTCCCGCTTCAATATTTCGCTTCGCGCTCTGCCCGACGACGTCAGTCAAGTAACGCGGATGGAGCCCGCCGCCCGGCCGAATCGAGCGCACGTTTTGCTCCGTCAATCGCTCGCCGGCCTTCACGTCGCGCACCACGAACAGCGAGCGCCGATAGGCCAGGCTCTTCGCTTCCTCTTTCCCGGCGCCGTAGCAGGCCTCGCCCAGAGATTTCTCCGCCGTGCGAATCGCCGCGACCATCGCTTTGAATTCGTCAGGTTCAAGCGAAAAGGCACTGTCAGGGCCCGGTGTCGAGCGCGACAACGTAAAATGTTTTTCCACGATCGACGCTCCCAGCGCCACCGCGGCGACGGGAACGGCGATGCCCAGCGTGTGATCCGAAAGCCCAACGGAAACCTCAAAAGCTTGCGCGAGGTGTGGAATCGTCCTGAGATTCATCTCTTCCGGCGGCGCCGGATAGGCGCTGGTGCATTTTAGGAGCGCAACGTCCACCGCGCCGGCGGCACGGGCAGTCTCGACGGCTTCGCGGATCTCCTCCAGCGTCGCCGTGCCGGTGGAAATGATCAGCGGCTTTCCGGTCGCGGCCATTTTTTTTACGAGCGGCAGATCGACGATTTCCAAAGAGGCCACTTTGTGGACCGGCACGCCCAGCGTTTCGAGAAAATCGACCGCGGTGGCATCGAAGGCGGAAGAAAAAAAGTCCAGGCCGAGATCGCCGGCGAGATCTTTTAATTTCGGCTGCCACTCCCACGGCATCGACGCCTCGCGATAAAGATCGTAAAGCGTCCGGCCGTCCCACAGTGTGCCGCCGCGAATGCGGAAAGGCTCTTTGTCGGAGCGGAGCGTCAGAGTATCCGGAGTATACGTTTGCAGCTTGACCGCGTCGGCGCCGGCCGCTTTGGCGGCTTCGACCAGCCGCGCGGCCTCCTCGAATCGGTTTCGATGATTGGCAGAAAGCTCGGCGATGACGTAGGCCGGCTCGCCCGCGCCGACCGGACGCTCGCCTATTTTAAACTTGCGCGTCATTTTCGACCTGGTTTTCCGCCACCCGAACCGGAACCTCGTCGGGCGGATACGGATTTCCCCTGCCGCTGCGCATGATCTCGCCGCTTCGCGCTCCCTCGTTGAAGATGCAATCGATGACGGAAGCGTAAGGCAAAAAAGGCGGAAAGAGCTGCCGGTACGCCGGATGCGTATAATTTTGGAAGAGGACTTGAATGCCGCGCTCGGAGAATTCCTCCATTTCGGCGAGGACGTAGCCCGCCGCGCCGATCGGAGAAAGATATTCCGTCGCGCCGACGCTCCGGCAAATCGACGCGACGCGGCCTGCGCGCTTGCCTTCGGCGTCGAGCTCGGACGCGCGCACCATCGGCGTCTTGACGTCGAGCAGGCTTTTGAGCCATTCCATCAGCGCGACGTTGAGATCGGCGAGCCGGCTCCACGGGCCGTTTTCCTTGAAGATCCACAAAAGCTCGGGAAAAAATCGGCGGAAGTGCTCGGCCCGGCCGTAATTCACCTCCAGGCTCCTCGCGTGCTTCTTCCAGAACTCGGCTTCGCGGATCTCGACCTCGCCGATCGTCTGGCCGAAGCGGCCGCGAAACTCGACCGGCACGGAGAGCCATTCGAGCCCCTGGGAATTTTTGATCCGGTTCCTCTGCTGCCAGGTCTGCTTGGCGAACTGGACGTTGTCCAGAAGCACGAACAGGTCCGCCTGGTCCATCAAATCGAAATAGCCGAGCCACGGCAGGTACGTCGGCTGCATGATCGCGATTCTCATGCCGCGCCTCCCAAAACGAATCGCTCAGAGACTTTGGCGAAGCCGAGCTTCTTCCACAGCGCGGCGGCCTTTTCGTTGCCCTCCATCACTTCCAACTGAATTTTGCTCACGCGACGCTCGTGCAAAAATTCCACGGCGCGTCGCGCGCTCGCCTCGCCGACGCCGCGGCGGCGATATTCCGGCGCGACGTACAGCTCGTAGATCATGCCGGTCTGGCGCGGCAGAAAACGGTGGCTTTCGAAGCCGAAGAGAACGAATCCGGCGCGCCGGTGCTCGACCAGGATCCACTGGAGCGACATCGCCTCGTTGGCTTGAATCGATTCAAAGTAGTGCCGCCGCCAATCCTCCATCGGAACGAACGCGGGATTGAGTTCTTTGAAGTGGCGCTCGGCCATCTTGAGAAAAGCGGCCTTCTCTTCGGGCGCTACCGGCTTCAGGAGCAAGCGCTCTTCCATCCGACCGATTCTCCCTTCTCGGCGAGCGCCGCGACGACCCGCGCGGCGCCTTTGCCGTCGACGAGCGTTCTTCCCGACGCGGCCATGGACTTGCGCTCCGCCTCGGATCTGCAAGTCGCTTCGACTTCGGCCGCCAACTGTTCCGGTGCGACCCGGCCCAAATCGCCGAGCCCGACGACCGTTCTTTGCCGGTCGAGCTCGCCGACGATCATTTCCTGAAACGGATTCCTCGCGTAACTCAGCACCGCGCTCTGCATGTAAAGCAGCTCCCACAGCGTTCCGCCCGCGGCGATGATCGCCACATCGGCCCAGGCCATCAGCGGCGAGGTATCCACGACGTTCTTCGTGAGGCTGATCGAGAAGCGCGCGCCGTCGACGATCGCTTTCAATTCGTCGGCATGAGCGTTCTCCGCTCCAGTGACCAGGACGGCTTCGAGATCATCTATCGATAACTGTCGCAGGCCTTCGGCCACCTGGACGATCGCGCGGCCCGAATCGGAGCCGCCGAGCGTCACGAGCAGCCGGCGCGCCTCTTTCGCCACGCGGCGCTCCCAACTCTGCCAGGACAGAAATTCCCGCCGGAGCAGCACGTAGCTCGTCCCGAGCAAGAGCCGGGTGTAAGGTTCCCGGTCGGGGTACCAGCCCTCCTCGGCGCGGAGATTCTGGTTCAATACGACGTCGGCCGAGCAGCGCTCTGCGCTGCCGTAATCGTCGATCGCAAGGAGCCGGATGCCGGCCGCTTTGAGCGCCCGATGATAGCTCGAATGAAAATGGTAGCCGTCGACGACCGTCCAGGAGGCGCCGATTTGCGCCGCCAGCGTGGCGGTCTGCTCGGCGTCGCCGACGCTGCCCGGCTCGGCGCCAAGACGGATGATGCCCATTTTTTCGGACTCCAGCCGAGCCGCCAGCGCGTCGCCGGCGGCGGTGAGCGCGAAAACCGCGCGGCCGCCGCGGTCGCGCCACGCCTGCGCCAGCGCGAGGCAGCGCATCACGTGGCCCGCGCCCATTTGCGGCGTCGCGTCCGCGCGGAGAATCAACGGTCCCAACGATCTCATAGGTTACATCGCTCTAAACACCGGCTTCACCGGCTCGCCTTGGAGAAAGCGCGCCGCGTCCCCGGATTCCACGGCTTGCTTTAAAATTTCCATCGCCGTGCGATAGACCCTGAGCGTGTGATCGACGTCGCCGAGGCTGTGGCTGAAGCAGAGATTGTGGCCGCCGGAGAAAAGAACTCCCCGCTTCAGGCATTCCTGCTGGAAAATACTTTTCAGCAGGAGCGATTCCGCGCCGGACTTGTCCCGAAACACGGCCGCGCTTCGCGGCGGCAGGCCGACGCATTCGGTGAAGTCCGCGACGGCGAATTTTTTGGCGAGCGTGTTATAGCCGTCCTTGAGACGCCTTCCCTGCTCCCAGAGATGGGCGATCACGTTTTTATCGCGCATCTCGACGATCGTCGCCTTGGCCGCGGCCAGAGAAAGAGCTTCGCCGCCGAAGGTAAAGGAAAAAAAGACCTCGTCGAAGAGGTCCATGATGTCGCGCCGCCCGACGATCGCGGACAGCGGATAGCCGTTGGCCAGCGCCTTGCCGAAGCACGCGAGGTCCGGCGTCACCTTGAGAAAGTCCTGAGCGCCGCCGAGGGCGAGACGAAAGCCGGTGACGACTTCGTCGAAGATCAACAAGGCGCCTTCGCGGCGCGCGAGCTGCTGAACCTTTTTCAAGAAATCGTCGCGCGGCAGGGCCACCCCGATCGGCTCCATGATGACCGCGGCGACTTGGCCGGGATGTTCGGCGAAAATGCGTTCGAGCGTTTCGATCTTGTTGTACTCAAAAGCCAGCGTGAGCTCCTGCACCGCTCTGGGCACGCCGCGATTTCGCGTCGTCGTGCCGATGAACCAGTCCTGCCAGCCATGGTAGCCCGAGCAGGCGATCAAGTCCCGCCCGGTGTAGGCGCGCGCCGCGCGCACCGCCCCCGTGGTCGCGTCCGAGCCGTTCT
The Candidatus Binatia bacterium genome window above contains:
- the pseI gene encoding pseudaminic acid synthase codes for the protein MTRKFKIGERPVGAGEPAYVIAELSANHRNRFEEAARLVEAAKAAGADAVKLQTYTPDTLTLRSDKEPFRIRGGTLWDGRTLYDLYREASMPWEWQPKLKDLAGDLGLDFFSSAFDATAVDFLETLGVPVHKVASLEIVDLPLVKKMAATGKPLIISTGTATLEEIREAVETARAAGAVDVALLKCTSAYPAPPEEMNLRTIPHLAQAFEVSVGLSDHTLGIAVPVAAVALGASIVEKHFTLSRSTPGPDSAFSLEPDEFKAMVAAIRTAEKSLGEACYGAGKEEAKSLAYRRSLFVVRDVKAGERLTEQNVRSIRPGGGLHPRYLTDVVGQSAKRNIEAGTPLSWEMIGD
- a CDS encoding WbqC family protein; this translates as MRIAIMQPTYLPWLGYFDLMDQADLFVLLDNVQFAKQTWQQRNRIKNSQGLEWLSVPVEFRGRFGQTIGEVEIREAEFWKKHARSLEVNYGRAEHFRRFFPELLWIFKENGPWSRLADLNVALMEWLKSLLDVKTPMVRASELDAEGKRAGRVASICRSVGATEYLSPIGAAGYVLAEMEEFSERGIQVLFQNYTHPAYRQLFPPFLPYASVIDCIFNEGARSGEIMRSGRGNPYPPDEVPVRVAENQVENDAQV
- a CDS encoding GNAT family N-acetyltransferase yields the protein MEERLLLKPVAPEEKAAFLKMAERHFKELNPAFVPMEDWRRHYFESIQANEAMSLQWILVEHRRAGFVLFGFESHRFLPRQTGMIYELYVAPEYRRRGVGEASARRAVEFLHERRVSKIQLEVMEGNEKAAALWKKLGFAKVSERFVLGGAA
- the pseG gene encoding UDP-2,4-diacetamido-2,4,6-trideoxy-beta-L-altropyranose hydrolase: MRSLGPLILRADATPQMGAGHVMRCLALAQAWRDRGGRAVFALTAAGDALAARLESEKMGIIRLGAEPGSVGDAEQTATLAAQIGASWTVVDGYHFHSSYHRALKAAGIRLLAIDDYGSAERCSADVVLNQNLRAEEGWYPDREPYTRLLLGTSYVLLRREFLSWQSWERRVAKEARRLLVTLGGSDSGRAIVQVAEGLRQLSIDDLEAVLVTGAENAHADELKAIVDGARFSISLTKNVVDTSPLMAWADVAIIAAGGTLWELLYMQSAVLSYARNPFQEMIVGELDRQRTVVGLGDLGRVAPEQLAAEVEATCRSEAERKSMAASGRTLVDGKGAARVVAALAEKGESVGWKSACS